From the Roseofilum capinflatum BLCC-M114 genome, the window TAAAATATCACTGCGTCCCGCTTTTTGAATGGCCCTGAGCGCCCCCAAAGCCATGGTATCATTGGCACACATAATCGCATCAATATCCGAGAAATCATTGAGCCATTGAGTTGTTATTTGTTCTGCCATCTCCCGATCCCAAAGAGCAGATTCCGTCGCGAGAACATTGATATTGCCTTGTTCGAGTCCCGCTAAGAACCCATTGCGGCGATCGATCGCGCTCCTTTGACTCCTCACTCCTTCTAAAATCAAAACATTACTATTATCTTCTAGTCGTTCAACCAACCACTCTCCCATCACTTTTCCCGCTTGAAAATTATTAAAACTGACAAGAGACAATACTTTTTCAGTATTAATTGCACTATCTAGAGCAATTACGGGAATGCCTGTCTCAATTATTTTTTCAGTCACGGGAACCAAACGATTGGCATCCATCGGAGCAATAATCATTCCATCCGTATTTTCACTGCTTAAATACTCAGAAATTAGCCTAATTTGTGCTTCAATACATTCCAATTCATTCTCACAAGGATCGCTAATGTAAGCCAACTCTACATTAACTCCAAAGTCTTTTCCTGCCTGCTCGATACCGCGCCATGTCACTGACCAATAATCATCCTCTGATAATTCTGCGTAATTGGGAGCTTTCGTCACAAATGTAATATTCCAGGGTTGCGTCGCTACCCTTTCAGTCTCTAGATCGATTTCAGACCCATCAACCGTCGCAGAATCGGTTCCTGTTTGAGAAATAGTCTCACTAGAACTAGAGAGATTTTCTTCGGAAGTTAACGAATTGTTGGTAGCCGATTTACAACTGACTAAACTAATGCTAAGATAAAAAAGAATCATCCATGTCGTAAATAGATTTATTTTCATAAAACACCTAAAAAATAAAATTTACACCATTTTTATTATAAGCGAAAACAGTAAGCTTTATAGCTCAATCTATGCAATGTTAATCTTATGTCTACTTCAATGAGTGCTGTATCTTCGTCAACCTCAAACCTATTGTTTAGCTTCACTCCCAATGACACAATAGTTCTATGACTCTCAATGACTAATATATGCGTCTTCTGTTTACCATTGCCCATTTTTATAACCCCCAAGGATCTCAGCGACATGCTTCCCAACGTCCCGATCCTCAACCGCGTATCCAAGCGCTCACCTCAAGTTTGGCTGCTATTCATCAACTCTATAGCCAATTTCAATGCATGATTGACATTGGTAAACGAGAGGTTGTGCCGAGTAACCAACAATACATTAACCATATTGATATTGTTATTTGTACGACCAAGGGACATCACTTACTCAATCAACTCCCCATTTCCCCAGACTCTTACCATCACCATGCAACCCAATGCGAACCTATGTTTCTGGGGTTTGAATGTCAAGCCATCTTGCGAGATAACCTAGGATGTTATGATTATTACTGTTTTCTAGAAGATGACTTGATTTTATCTGACCCTTGGTTTTTTATTAAACTGATGTGGTTTAATCGGATTACTGGCGATCGCAACCTCCTGCAACCCAACCGCTATGAAACCTCCATCGGCGGTACATTTCGTAAAGCTTACATCGACGGAGACCTCAAACCCCACGTCACTCAACCCTTTCAAAACCTGGAAGAGCATCCCCAACTCACCGGAAAAGTGATGGAATGTCCCGTTGTCTTAAAACGTCCTCTTAATCCCCACTCCGGTTGCTACTTTCTCAATGGCGCACAAATGGATTATTGGGTCAATCAACCCCATTTTCTCGACCGAGATACTCGCTTTATTGGCCCCCTAGAAAGTGCGGCGACTCTAGGGATTATGAAAACCTTCCGCATCTACAAACCTGCGCCTCAGAATGCCAATTTTCTAGAAATTCAGCATTTTGGCACGAGCTTTTTAAGTCTGATTGGTAAAGAAGTGAAAATGCCCAATCAAACTCCTTGAGAGTTACAGCGCTTTGAGGCTAGATCCAGGTGTTGAACCACATCCGTAGGCGAAAGGCTTGGGGAGAGAGGGGAAGACCTAGGTAGATGGGGAGCCAAAAGAGGAAGCCGATCGCCATTATCCCTAAAGCGATTAGGGCTAACTTCTGAAATTTTCGCCTAGAATGATACAGCCAGCCATCCAGAATAACACTGAGGGCTAGAATAGAGAAGAGGAGAGCGCCCATGTAATGATAGAGAAAGACACAGCGACTGACGATGCTCCAGGGGAGCCAGTTGGCGAGATAGTTGAAGCCTAAATAGAGGGAGAGATTAAAGAGAGTCGGGGATTGATGACGTTCTAAAAGACACAGGGAGAGGGCGGCGATCACCAAGGTTGCCCCCCACCATAACAGGGGATTTCCGAAGGCATGAACATCAAAAATCACTTGTCCATCATTAACCGTTTGATAATAATAGGCAACGGGACGGATTAAAAATGGCCAACTGAACCAAGAAGAGCAATAAGGATGAACCTCTTCACCGCCACCAATGCGGTTATGATAGCCGATAATTTCCCCTTGCATCTGCCAGAAGCTATAGTCAGGATTGAGATTAAGATGGGGAATCCAAACTAGAGCATAGGTGAGATAGGGTACAATGAAGCCATAAATGGGAAGAGTCCACAGCTTTAACTCGGCGGCGCGATCGTACCATAATAAATTAGGAAATTGGCGATCGCGCTTACCCCAACCTTCCCACACCTTAATCGCCAGGATCGCCCCCCAAAATCCGAGCCAAAACCCCAACCCATTCCACTTCACCGCAGCCGATAATCCAAAACATATAGCAGATAAAATAAGCCCTAGAGTTCGCCATTGATGTCTAGTTTGCAAGGCCCATAATCCGAACACCTGGCCGAGCAATCCAAAGAACACTAAATAAATATTGATCAACCCATAGCGAGACTCGACTAAAAACAAGCCTTCTATGGTCATTAATCCCGCCGATAACAAAGCATAACTTTTGCGCTGGGTTAACTGATAACTCAGAGCTGCAACCAGCAAAGGAATCAACGATCCAGTAAAGGCATTAAACCAGCGATAACTCCAGGGAGAGCGTAGGGAACCAGTTAAATCATTGGTCACCGATGAATCGCCCCAAGAAAAGTAATCCGCCAGCGCCATTCCCACAGCAATCAAGTATTTTCCGAGGGGAGGATGGGCATCAAACAATGAAGTTTTGTCTAAATAATTTTGGGCAAATTTAGCAAAATAGACTTCATCAAAAACCAAGGTATTAAACCGATTTAATCCCCAAAACCGTAATCCTAAAGCCACGATCCAGAGCAGCAAAAGACCGAAGATAAACCAGGGAAAATTTGACCCAACGGTACTAGGATTAGATTTGGACATGGGTAGAGGTTTATTGAAGATGAGGATCGCGATCGCATCTTAAATTTTAACAAATCCTGATTTATAAGGCCTGTTCTATCGGTAATATAGACAGGTAGCGTCCCTCATATAGCGCTTTCCGCTTCGCGGACATGAACGCGCTAGGGAATAGGGAATAGGGTTGTAGTACATGGCTTTGAGCCTTTAAGACTGTACACCATAACAGCGCGAAGCGCTGTTATGCAAGCAAGGCGCTATAACTCATTAAAATGCTTAAATAACCTAGGGTAAGAGCGCGTGGAATTCTTATTACGTCTATCTCGGACAATCGATCGCCTGAATGAGGGCATTGGCAGAGCAGCCTATTGGCTGACATTGGTGATGGTAGCAGTGGGATCTTGGAATGTGTTTGGGCGCTATGTAGGACGGGCGATCGGTCACAATCTTAGCTCGAATGCCCTTTTAGAAATTCAATGGTATCTATTCGATCTCGTGTTTCTCTTAGGTGCAGCTTATACCCTGAAGCACAATAACCATGTGCGAGTAGATGTGCTGCAAAGTCGCTTAAATCCCAAACAAAAAGCCTGGATTGATTTAGTGGGTTCGCTAATCTTTTTAATTCCCTTTTGTACCATGATTATCTTTTATTCTACAGGGGCAGTCGTTAACTCCTGGAAACTATTAGAAAATTCTCCCGATCCTGGTGGCTTGGTACGCTACCCCATTAAAACGATGATTTTAGTGAGTTTCGGTTTACTGATATTACAAGGGATTTCTCAAGCAATTAAAAACTTGAATTTTATCCTCAATCATTCAGATCCAACTGACTAATATTACGCCAACCTGAAAACGATACTGATTCATTCGCCTCAAAACATTTTGATTGGGATTGGGGCGGCTGGGTTCAGAGAGAATATTTGTATCTAGTAAAAATCTAACCATAACAGCAGTTTTCGCTGTTATGTGGGACATCTTGATCCCCCTTTCATGTCCGCTTGCGGAAAATCCCCCTGCTTTTTAAGCAGGGCAAGGGGGGATCTTTTCCTACTGTCCACCGATACAGCGCAAAGCGCTGTATGTCATTGCGAGTGGAGCGAAGCGGAACGAAGCAATCTCGACCATCTCGGTAATCTTGGCGTTTCCGCTTTCCGAAGTGGGTTCGTGCGGGTTTCCGCAAGCGGACATGAATACAAAAATAGTTGTCAGTCTACAAGATTTGGGTATAACCCGCCCCTACAGAGATCTTTAGCGTAAATAAATAGATTTGATATAAAACCCTATTTTTTAGAATCACAACATTAGCTTTAAAAATAGAAAATCGAAACGTTTAAGCCCGATCGCCTTGTAGTTTTGTCCACAATTCATCCTTAATCCGATTTAAGATCGAAGTCTCATCTAGCCCCGATAAAATCCGGGTAACGACGGCTTTTGGCCCATCAGGGCCCCAGGATGCGCCATTGGCTAAATACTCTTTAGTCACTTGGCCAATGCCATAGGAGGATAGGGCAGAAATAGCCGCTTGACTAATCGCCACGGAGAGATAAGGCCCGATCGCCGCTCCTCCGGTCACAGGAGTGGCTAAACCCAACAAACCCTTCAGGCTACTGAGTCCCAAATTAGCGAACAATTCCCCAGCGCTAATTCCTCCCATGGCGATCGCAATTTTTTGCAGTAAATTCAGCGCCCCCTGTTGAGTCATCGGGATACCATAGAGCTGGGAGAGCTTGAGAATCATCACCACATCAATGATGGCCGCACTCAATAAATCGATCGCCGTCACCGGATTGAGAGCGATCGCCAAACCCTTAACCCTGACAAAATTCCAGATAATCTGATTCCCCTTCCCCTCCCGAATCTCCATCTTGCGCTTAACCAACCGCTCATTCACCGTATCCGCATAGAGCATCGTATTTAACGCCACTAAAGACTTGCCCTCGCGATCGAGCAGCTCCAAAATCTTCAGCTTCAAATCCTCCACCTGCGGTTCTCCCCGCACCAACTTCACCCCCAAACTGCCATCCGGTCGCCGTACCCCTTCCGGAACCAACGGACAAGCAGCCGCCATCACAATTTCCTCCGGGGACAGCAACTCCTTCACCCGTTCATCGCGAATTTTTTCATAAATCATCATCCGATCCGTATCCGGATATTGATCGATCTTATTAAACACCAACAAAATCGGCTTACTCTCCCCTCGCAACAGCGACAAAGCCTCATATTCCACCTGGGTCATATCCCCAGCAATCACAAATAAAATCAGATCCGACTGTTTCGCCACCTGATGAGCCAGAACCGCTCGCTGCTGGCCATTCACCTCATCAATGCCTGGCGTATCCATTAACTGAATTTGGGCTTGGCCTTGCCGGCCAATGGTCACCCGTACTAAGTCCGATTCCCGTTGAGTCGAAATTTCCCAGGAGGCTCCATGAATGGCGCGAGTGACTCCATGGGTAGGGCCGGTTTCAAACACGCGATCGCCCAACAGAGCATTCAAAACCGAAGATTTTCCCCGTCCCACTAACCCAAAGACGGAAATTTGGACTCGACTGTGTTCTAACTTGTCGAGCAGGGTTTGTAAATTCTCAATTTCTGCTTCCAGCCCTGACCGTTCTGAGGCGCTCAAATCCAAATTTTTGACCAAGGACTGTAAGGATTCCGTGGCCTGTTTATAGTTTAATTCGGCTTGTATATCGGCAAAGCTGAGGACGGTTTGTTCCAGTTCTCGCTCAAAATCGGCTGCACTC encodes:
- a CDS encoding dolichyl-phosphate-mannose--protein mannosyltransferase — its product is MSKSNPSTVGSNFPWFIFGLLLLWIVALGLRFWGLNRFNTLVFDEVYFAKFAQNYLDKTSLFDAHPPLGKYLIAVGMALADYFSWGDSSVTNDLTGSLRSPWSYRWFNAFTGSLIPLLVAALSYQLTQRKSYALLSAGLMTIEGLFLVESRYGLINIYLVFFGLLGQVFGLWALQTRHQWRTLGLILSAICFGLSAAVKWNGLGFWLGFWGAILAIKVWEGWGKRDRQFPNLLWYDRAAELKLWTLPIYGFIVPYLTYALVWIPHLNLNPDYSFWQMQGEIIGYHNRIGGGEEVHPYCSSWFSWPFLIRPVAYYYQTVNDGQVIFDVHAFGNPLLWWGATLVIAALSLCLLERHQSPTLFNLSLYLGFNYLANWLPWSIVSRCVFLYHYMGALLFSILALSVILDGWLYHSRRKFQKLALIALGIMAIGFLFWLPIYLGLPLSPQAFRLRMWFNTWI
- a CDS encoding GTP-binding protein; this encodes MSAADFERELEQTVLSFADIQAELNYKQATESLQSLVKNLDLSASERSGLEAEIENLQTLLDKLEHSRVQISVFGLVGRGKSSVLNALLGDRVFETGPTHGVTRAIHGASWEISTQRESDLVRVTIGRQGQAQIQLMDTPGIDEVNGQQRAVLAHQVAKQSDLILFVIAGDMTQVEYEALSLLRGESKPILLVFNKIDQYPDTDRMMIYEKIRDERVKELLSPEEIVMAAACPLVPEGVRRPDGSLGVKLVRGEPQVEDLKLKILELLDREGKSLVALNTMLYADTVNERLVKRKMEIREGKGNQIIWNFVRVKGLAIALNPVTAIDLLSAAIIDVVMILKLSQLYGIPMTQQGALNLLQKIAIAMGGISAGELFANLGLSSLKGLLGLATPVTGGAAIGPYLSVAISQAAISALSSYGIGQVTKEYLANGASWGPDGPKAVVTRILSGLDETSILNRIKDELWTKLQGDRA
- a CDS encoding TRAP transporter small permease subunit gives rise to the protein MEFLLRLSRTIDRLNEGIGRAAYWLTLVMVAVGSWNVFGRYVGRAIGHNLSSNALLEIQWYLFDLVFLLGAAYTLKHNNHVRVDVLQSRLNPKQKAWIDLVGSLIFLIPFCTMIIFYSTGAVVNSWKLLENSPDPGGLVRYPIKTMILVSFGLLILQGISQAIKNLNFILNHSDPTD
- a CDS encoding sugar ABC transporter substrate-binding protein — translated: MKINLFTTWMILFYLSISLVSCKSATNNSLTSEENLSSSSETISQTGTDSATVDGSEIDLETERVATQPWNITFVTKAPNYAELSEDDYWSVTWRGIEQAGKDFGVNVELAYISDPCENELECIEAQIRLISEYLSSENTDGMIIAPMDANRLVPVTEKIIETGIPVIALDSAINTEKVLSLVSFNNFQAGKVMGEWLVERLEDNSNVLILEGVRSQRSAIDRRNGFLAGLEQGNINVLATESALWDREMAEQITTQWLNDFSDIDAIMCANDTMALGALRAIQKAGRSDILITGYDAIQEAIAAIAKGEIAATIDQSPDLQARIALQMMVRHLETGGTLPSIIYMPEIKVVSKENAQNSLQ